Proteins found in one Aphelocoma coerulescens isolate FSJ_1873_10779 chromosome 27, UR_Acoe_1.0, whole genome shotgun sequence genomic segment:
- the ITGB3 gene encoding integrin beta-3: MGQLSATLGILLLCATGSRGGNICTTRGVNSCKQCLAVSPLCAWCSAEVWVQSTPRCDLRANLLHSGCGQDHIESPRSSVTILEDRPLSNKGSGGSTTTQMSPQRIQLNLRPDDSQVFHVQVRQVEDYPVDIYYLMDLSNSMKDDLRNIQNLGTKLASEMRKLTSNLRIGFGAFVDKPISPYMYISPPEAVKNPCYEIGETCLPMFGYKHVLSLTDEVTRFNEEVRKQNVSRNRDAPEGGFDAIIQATVCDEKIGWRNDASHLLVFTTDAKTHIALDGRLAGIVQPNDAQCHIDKDNFYSATTTLDYPSLGLMTEKLSQKNINLIFAVTDTVVGLYQNYSELIPGTTVGTLSRDSSNVLQLIVDSYGKIRSKVELEVRDLPEELSLAFNATCLNNEVIPGLKSCVGLKIGDTVSFSIEAKVRGCPQEQQKSFTIKPVGFKDSLMVLVNFDCECSCESHAEANSPSCSRGNGTLECGVCRCNPGRLGSHCECSEEEYNPSQQDNCTPRPGQPLCSQRGECICGQCVCHSSDFGKVTGKYCECDDFSCVRFKGQMCSGHGQCSCGDCLCDSDWTGDYCNCTTRTDTCMSSNGLVCSGHGSCVCGRCECTQPGSYGDTCEKCPTCPDACTIKKDCVECKKFERGKLVEQQSCSRVCRDEIETVQELSDRGKDAVNCTYKDENDCVMRFQYYEDSSGKSILYIIEEPDCPKGPDVLVVLLSVTGAILLIGLAALLIWKLLITIHDRREFARFEEEKARAKWDTTHNPLYKEATSTFTNITYRGNM, encoded by the exons ATGGGACAACTCTCCGCGACACTCGGGATCCTCCTGCTCTGCGCTACGGGCAGCCGGG GGGGCAACATCTGCACCACCCGTGGGGTGAACTCCTGCAAGCAGTGCCTGGCTGTCAGTCCCCTCTGCGCCTGGTGCTCTGCTGAG GTCTGGGTGCAGTCGACCCCTCGCTGTGACCTCCGTGCCAACCTCCTGCACAGCGGCTGTGGGCAGGACCACATCGAGTCCCCCAGAAGCAGCGTCACCATCCTGGAGGACCGGCCCCTCAGCAACAAGGGCTCGGGGGGATCCACCACCACCCAGATGAGCCCCCAGAGAATACAGCTGAACCTGCGGCCAG ATGACTCACAGGTCTTTCATGTCCAAGTGCGTCAAGTGGAAGATTATCCTGTGGACATCTACTACCTGATGGACCTGTCCAACTCAATGAAAGACGACCTGAGGAACATCCAGAACCTGGGCACAAAGCTGGCCAGTGAGATGCGTAAGCTCACCAGCAACCTACGCATCGGCTTCGGGGCCTTTGTGGACAAACCCATTTCCCCCTACATGTACATATCTCCTCCAGAAGCCGTCAAGAACCCTTGCTATGA GATTGGGGAAACCTGCCTGCCCATGTTTGGGTACAAACATGTCCTGTCGCTCACGGATGAGGTGACTCGCTTCAACGAGGAGGTGCGGAAGCAGAATGTCTCCCGGAACCGCGACGCACCTGAGGGTGGCTTCGATGCCATCATCCAGGCCACCGTGTGTGAT gaaaaaattggcTGGAGGAACGATGCTTCCCACCTGCTCGTCTTCACCACAGACGCCAAGACCCACATCGCGCTGGACGGGCGGCTGGCTGGCATCGTGCAGCCCAATGACGCCCAGTGCCACATCGACAAGGATAATTTCTACTCTGCCACCACCACGCTG gacTATCCCTCTCTGGGCCTGATGACTGAGAAACTCTCACAGAAGAACATCAACTTGATCTTTGCTGTGACGGATACAGTTGTTGGCCTCTACCAG AACTACAGTGAGCTGATCCCAGGCACAACCGTGGGCACCTTGTCCAGAGACTCCAGCAATGTCCTGCAGCTCATAGTGGACTCCTATGGG AAAATCCGCTCCAAAGTGGAGCTGGAGGTGCGTGACCTCCCTGAAGAGCTGTCCCTGGCCTTCAATGCCACCTGCCTCAACAACGAGGTCATCCCTGGGCTCAAGTCTTGCGTGGGGCTCAAGATCGGGGACACG GTGAGCTTCAGCATTGAGGCCAAAGTGCGGGGCtgcccccaggagcagcagaaatcCTTCACCATCAAACCCGTGGGCTTCAAGGACAGCCTGATGGTGCTGGTGAACTTCGACTGCGAGTGCTCCTGTGAAAGCCACGCCGAGGCCAACAGCCCGTCCTGCAGCCGCGGCAACGGCACACTGGAGTGCGGCGTGTGCCGCTGTAACCCCGGGCGCCTGGGCTCGCACTGCGAGTGCTCGGAGGAGGAGTACAACCCCTCCCAGCAGGACAACTGCACCCCCCGGCCGGGCCAGCCCCTGTGCAGCCAGCGTGGCGAGTGCATCTGCGGGCAGTGTGTGTGCCACAGCAGCGACTTCGGGAAGGTGACGGGCAAGTACTGCGAGTGCGACGACTTCTCCTGCGTTCGCTTCAAGGGCCAGATGTGCTCGG gccacgggcagtgcaGCTGTGGGGACTGTCTGTGCGACTCAGACTGGACAGGCGACTACTGCAACTGCACCACACGCACTGACACCTGCATGTCCAGCAATGGGCTGGTGTGCAGTGGCCACGGCTCATGCGTgtgcggccgctgcgagtgcaCCCAGCCCGGCTCCTACGGAGACACCTGTGAGAAGTGCCCCACCTGCCCGGACGCCTGCACCATCAAAAA GGATTGCGTGGAGTGCAAGAAGTTTGAGCGGGGAAAGCTAGTGGAGCAGCAGTCCTGCAGCCGCGTGTGCCGTGATGAGATTGAGACGGTGCAGGAGCTGA GTGACAGGGGCAAGGATGCCGTGAACTGCACCTATAAGGACGAGAATGACTGTGTGATGAGGTTCCAGTACTACGAGGACTCCAGTGGCAAGTCCATTCTCTACATCATCGAGGAGCCTG ACTGTCCAAAGGGGCCAGACGTCCTGGTGGTCCTGCTCTCAGTGACAGGTGCCATCCTGCTCATCGGCCTCGCTGCCCTGCTCATCTGGAAGCTCCTCATCACCATCCACGACCGCCGTGAATTCGCCCGTTTTGAGGAGGAGAAGGCCAGGGCCAAGTGGGACACG ACCCACAACCCGTTATATAAAGAGGCCACATCTACCTTCACCAACATCACATACCGTGGGAACATGTAA
- the RPRML gene encoding reprimo-like protein → MNGSFFNQTLLEQGDDPNRTQGLGMLMACCNGTSAVLATDGGSLVLAPDERNLFITRVVQIAVLCVLSLTVMFGIFFLGCNLLIKSESMINFLVKDRRPSKDVGAAIMGLY, encoded by the coding sequence ATGAATGGATCCTTTTTCAACCAGactctcctggagcagggagatgaCCCCAACAGGACCCAGGGCTTGGGGATGCTCATGGCCTGCTGCAATGGGACCAGCGCGGTGCTGGCGACCGATGGTGGCTCCTTGGTGCTGGCACCTGACGAGAGGAACCTTTTCATCACGAGGGTGGTGCAGATTGCTGTCCTGTGTGTCCTCTCCTTGACTGTGATGTTTGGCATCTTCTTTTTGGGCTGCAACTTGCTCATCAAATCAGAGAGCATGATTAACTTTCTGGTCAAGGACCGAAGACCTTCTAAGGACGTGGGCGCTGCAATCATGGGACTTTACTGA